Below is a window of Bacteroidales bacterium DNA.
CAGGCACAAATGGCTGATTTATTTCAAACAACAAGAAATAATATAACACTTCATATTTCTAACATCTTTAAGGAAAAAGAACTTGATGAAATTTTAGTTGGTAAGGAATCCTTACTAACTGCCAGTGACGGAAAAAAATACAAAACAAAATTTTACAATTTAGATATAATTATCTCTGTGGGTTATCGTGTTAAATCCATACGTGGTACGCAGTTTAGAATATGGGCAAACAAAGTACTGAAAGACTATCTCCTAAGAGGCTATGCTGTTAATCAACGTTTTGACAGAATTGAAAAAGACGTACATTATTTAAAAGAAAGAGTAGCTGAATTTGATTTTCAAATCAGAACTAGTTTGCCTCCTAATGAAGGGATATTCTATGACGGGCAAGTTTTTGACGCTTATGTTTTTGTTGTTGACTTGATTAAGTCAGCAAAAGTATCGGTTATTCTTATAGATAATTACGTAAATGAAAGCGTACTTTCAATGTTGTCGAAAAGAAAAAAAGATGTAGGTGCTACAATTTATACCTCAAACCTGACAAAACAACTGAAACTTGATTTGAAAAAGCATAACGAACAATATCCTTCAATAGGAATAAATACGTTCATAAAATCTCACGACCGATTTCTTATCATAGACTATCAAACCGTTTATCATATAGGGGCGTCTTTAAAGGACTTGGGGAAAAAATGGTTTGCTTTTTCAAAAA
It encodes the following:
- a CDS encoding virulence RhuM family protein, producing QAQMADLFQTTRNNITLHISNIFKEKELDEILVGKESLLTASDGKKYKTKFYNLDIIISVGYRVKSIRGTQFRIWANKVLKDYLLRGYAVNQRFDRIEKDVHYLKERVAEFDFQIRTSLPPNEGIFYDGQVFDAYVFVVDLIKSAKVSVILIDNYVNESVLSMLSKRKKDVGATIYTSNLTKQLKLDLKKHNEQYPSIGINTFIKSHDRFLIIDYQTVYHIGASLKDLGKKWFAFSKITLDPNEIILKLK